Proteins found in one Zea mays cultivar B73 chromosome 1, Zm-B73-REFERENCE-NAM-5.0, whole genome shotgun sequence genomic segment:
- the LOC100278096 gene encoding uncharacterized protein LOC100278096, which produces MQLEKGSLDLVLVPCGLVVMLSYHLLLLYRILRHPATTVIGYENHNKLAWVRRMVQATPDETGLALSVISSNISASTNLASLSIALGSLIGAWVSSTTKMFMTELVYGDRSQSTATVKYISLLVCFLASFTCFIHSARYYVQASFLVTTLDSDVPATYVQHAVIRGGNFWSMGLRALYLATTLLMWVFGPIPMFACSVLMVLILHMLDTNSLPLHQHQFTVRKRQALTPTIATTTRQQTSPQNPMLSNPVLSPVTFFT; this is translated from the coding sequence ATGCAGCTGGAGAAGGGGTCCCTGGACCTGGTGCTGGTGCCATGCGGGCTGGTGGTGATGCTGAGCTACCACCTCCTACTCCTCTACCGCATTCTCCGGCATCCCGCCACGACCGTGATCGGCTACGAGAACCACAACAAGCTCGCCTGGGTGCGGCGCATGGTGCAGGCGACCCCCGACGAGACGGGGCTGGCGCTGAGCGTCATCTCCAGCAACATCTCGGCGTCCACCAACCTGGCGTCGCTGTCCATCGCGCTGGGCTCCCTCATCGGCGCCTGGGTCAGCAGCACCACCAAGATGTTCATGACGGAGCTCGTCTACGGCGACCGCAGCCAGTCCACGGCCACCGTCAAGTACATCTCCCTCCTCGTCTGCTTCCTCGCCTCCTTCACCTGCTTCATCCACTCCGCCAGGTACTACGTGCAGGCCagcttcctcgtcaccaccctcgACTCCGACGTGCCGGCGACCTACGTGCAGCACGCCGTCATCCGGGGCGGCAACTTCTGGTCCATGGGCCTCCGGGCGCTCTACCTGGCCACCACGCTGCTCATGTGGGTCTTCGGGCCCATACCCATGTTCGCCTGCTCCGTGCTCATGGTGCTCATCCTGCACATGCTGGACACCAACTCCCTGCCCCTGCACCAACACCAATTCACAGTTAGGAAACGGCAAGCTCTCACGCCAACCATCGCCACGACTACGAGACAGCAGACCAGTCCGCAGAACCCAATGCTCAGCAACCCGGTCTTGTCACCTGTTACCTTTTTCACTTGA